In Spinacia oleracea cultivar Varoflay chromosome 5, BTI_SOV_V1, whole genome shotgun sequence, a single window of DNA contains:
- the LOC110794453 gene encoding calmodulin calcium-dependent NAD kinase isoform X1 — translation MDQKLVPKLQRNESSRHGRLERFSHYVARQIGFDDPYECPQLCKLANDYLKKTEGSESSIYEFFSNDPAPEFLYVKLIEEFDKCILSYFAFHWSQTPLMISQVLGNNDNEKKKLKDLVMAATRKQRFERVIRNLKVTRVFATLVEEMRAIGGIASGGNGGESKCTEVMVPVAHNKRSPVLLLMGGGMGAGKSTVLKDILKDRPFWSGVGSNAVVVEADAFKETDVIYRALSSNGHHGDMLQTAELVHQSSTNAAQSLLVTALNEGRDVIMDGTLAWIPFVEQTIEMARNVHKTRYRMGLGYKEAEDGTTIENYWEQMEDDDENSKQEKGRKPYRIELVGVVCDAYLAVVRGIRRAIMVGRAVRVQSQLKSHKRFASAFPHYCELVDNARLYCTNAVCGPPRLIGWKDGHSRLLVDVEEIQCLNILSSLNDEAESIYELHTNQSPLSHQGSAWKEMVLSTLRPDIQNNLKTAIIKSELAFAHI, via the exons CAAGACAAATTGGGTTCGATGATCCGTACGAGTGTCCTCAGCTATGCAAATTGGCAAATGATTATTTGAAGAAAACAGAAGGAAGTGAAAGTTCTATCTATGAATTTTTCTCCAATGATCCAGCTCCTGAATTTCTCTATGTCAAATTAATTGAAGAATTTGATAAATGTATTCTTAGCTATTTTGCTTTTCATTGGAGCCAAACACCTCTTATGATCAGTCAG GTGTTGGGCAATAATGATAATGAGAAGAAAAAGCTCAAAGACCTTGTGATGGCAGCTACAAG GAAACAAAGATTTGAAAGGGTGATAAGGAACTTGAAGGTGACAAGAGTTTTCGCAACATTAGTAGAGGAGATGAGAGCAATAGGTGGGATTGCCTCCGGCGGCAACGGCGGAGAATCCAAGTGTACGGAGGTGATGGTGCCGGTGGCTCACAATAAAAGAAGTCCAGTCCTCCTTCTCATGGGTGGTGGCATGGGTGCTGGAAAGAGCACTGTCCTCAAAGACATCCTCAAAGA CAGGCCATTTTGGTCAGGAGTCGGGTCGAATGCAGTAGTTGTAGAAGCAGATGCATTCAAAGAAACAGATGTAATTTACAGAGCCCTTAGTTCAAACGGTCATCATGGTGACATGCTACAAACTGCTGAACTAGTACACCAATCATCAACAAATGCAGCACAATCGTTGTTAGTTACAGCCTTAAACGAAGGTCGAGACGTGATCATGGACGGGACATTAGCATGGATTCCCTTTGTGGAACAAACCATTGAAATGGCTCGTAACGTTCACAAGACTCGATATAGAATGGGACTTGGTTATAAGGAAGCAGAGGATGGTACTACTATTGAGAATTATTGGGAACAAATGGAAGATGATGATGAGAATTCTAAGCAAGAAAAGGGTAGGAAACCTTATAGAATTGAGCTTGTTGGTGTTGTTTGTGATGCTTATCTTGCGGTTGTTAGAGGCATTAG GAGAGCGATAATGGTTGGAAGGGCAGTGAGGGTGCAATCACAGCTTAAGTCTCACAAGAGATTTGCAAGTGCATTTCCACACTATTGTGAACTTGTTGACAATGCTAGGCTTTATTGCACCAACGCCGTTTGCGGTCCGCCTAGG TTGATAGGATGGAAGGATGGACACAGCAGACTTTTAGTAGATGTGGAAGAAATACAATGCCTTAACATTTTGAGCAGCCTCAATGATGAAGCCGAGTCCATTTACGAACTTCACACAAATCAAAGCCCACTTTCTCATCAGGGTTCGGCCTGGAAAGAAATGGTCTTATCAACACTTAGGCCCGACATTCAGAACAATCTCAAGACTGCTATTATCAAATCGGAACTAGCATTtgcccatatttaa
- the LOC110794455 gene encoding histone H1, which yields MAAAPKTVKKVTAPKKAAAAKSSPSHPPYIDMITEALVSLKERTGSSHYAIAKHIEEQQKVKDLPPNFKKLLFNQLKKCVASGKLVMVKKSFKLPSAASKKSSSPVAAPAAAEKVKAKPKSKEVAEKKPAKKEAAAKPKAAAAKPKAAEKPKAAPVKKQKVAAKSPAKKVAPVKAKKLKSIKSPAKKATAVKKTVPMKKAKK from the exons ATGGCTGCCGCACCTAAAACTGTGAAGAAGGTTACTGCTCCGAAGAAAGCCGCTGCGGCTAAGTCCTCTCCATCTCATCCTCCTTACATCGAC ATGATTACAGAGGCCTTGGTTTCACTCAAGGAGAGAACCGGATCAAGCCACTACGCAATCGCCAAACACATAGAAGAGCAGCAGAAGGTGAAGGACCTCCCTCCTAACTTCAAGAAGCTTCTGTTCAACCAACTGAAGAAATGCGTCGCATCAGGAAAGCTCGTAATGGTGAAGAAATCCTTCAAACTACCATCTGCCGCGTCGAAGAAGTCTTCATCTCCAGTAGCCGCCCCAGCCGCCGCTGAAAAGGTAAAGGCGAAgccaaaatcaaaggaagtgGCAGAGAAGAAGCCAGCGAAGAAGGAGGCCGCAGCTAAACCTAAGGCTGCGGCAGCGAAACCTAAAGCTGCTGAGAAACCAAAAGCAGCACCGGTGAAGAAACAAAAGGTTGCAGCGAAGTCTCCGGCAAAGAAGGTTGCGCCAGTGAAAGCTAAGAAGTTGAAGAGTATCAAATCGCCGGCGAAGAAAGCTACCGCCGTGAAGAAAACCGTGCCGATGAAGAAGGCTAAGAAGTGA
- the LOC110794453 gene encoding calmodulin calcium-dependent NAD kinase isoform X2 → MDQKLVPKLQRNESSRHGRLERFSHYVARQIGFDDPYECPQLCKLANDYLKKTEGSESSIYEFFSNDPAPEFLYVKLIEEFDKCILSYFAFHWSQTPLMISQVLGNNDNEKKKLKDLVMAATRKQRFERVIRNLKVTRVFATLVEEMRAIGGIASGGNGGESKCTEVMVPVAHNKRSPVLLLMGGGMGAGKSTVLKDILKEPFWSGVGSNAVVVEADAFKETDVIYRALSSNGHHGDMLQTAELVHQSSTNAAQSLLVTALNEGRDVIMDGTLAWIPFVEQTIEMARNVHKTRYRMGLGYKEAEDGTTIENYWEQMEDDDENSKQEKGRKPYRIELVGVVCDAYLAVVRGIRRAIMVGRAVRVQSQLKSHKRFASAFPHYCELVDNARLYCTNAVCGPPRLIGWKDGHSRLLVDVEEIQCLNILSSLNDEAESIYELHTNQSPLSHQGSAWKEMVLSTLRPDIQNNLKTAIIKSELAFAHI, encoded by the exons CAAGACAAATTGGGTTCGATGATCCGTACGAGTGTCCTCAGCTATGCAAATTGGCAAATGATTATTTGAAGAAAACAGAAGGAAGTGAAAGTTCTATCTATGAATTTTTCTCCAATGATCCAGCTCCTGAATTTCTCTATGTCAAATTAATTGAAGAATTTGATAAATGTATTCTTAGCTATTTTGCTTTTCATTGGAGCCAAACACCTCTTATGATCAGTCAG GTGTTGGGCAATAATGATAATGAGAAGAAAAAGCTCAAAGACCTTGTGATGGCAGCTACAAG GAAACAAAGATTTGAAAGGGTGATAAGGAACTTGAAGGTGACAAGAGTTTTCGCAACATTAGTAGAGGAGATGAGAGCAATAGGTGGGATTGCCTCCGGCGGCAACGGCGGAGAATCCAAGTGTACGGAGGTGATGGTGCCGGTGGCTCACAATAAAAGAAGTCCAGTCCTCCTTCTCATGGGTGGTGGCATGGGTGCTGGAAAGAGCACTGTCCTCAAAGACATCCTCAAAGA GCCATTTTGGTCAGGAGTCGGGTCGAATGCAGTAGTTGTAGAAGCAGATGCATTCAAAGAAACAGATGTAATTTACAGAGCCCTTAGTTCAAACGGTCATCATGGTGACATGCTACAAACTGCTGAACTAGTACACCAATCATCAACAAATGCAGCACAATCGTTGTTAGTTACAGCCTTAAACGAAGGTCGAGACGTGATCATGGACGGGACATTAGCATGGATTCCCTTTGTGGAACAAACCATTGAAATGGCTCGTAACGTTCACAAGACTCGATATAGAATGGGACTTGGTTATAAGGAAGCAGAGGATGGTACTACTATTGAGAATTATTGGGAACAAATGGAAGATGATGATGAGAATTCTAAGCAAGAAAAGGGTAGGAAACCTTATAGAATTGAGCTTGTTGGTGTTGTTTGTGATGCTTATCTTGCGGTTGTTAGAGGCATTAG GAGAGCGATAATGGTTGGAAGGGCAGTGAGGGTGCAATCACAGCTTAAGTCTCACAAGAGATTTGCAAGTGCATTTCCACACTATTGTGAACTTGTTGACAATGCTAGGCTTTATTGCACCAACGCCGTTTGCGGTCCGCCTAGG TTGATAGGATGGAAGGATGGACACAGCAGACTTTTAGTAGATGTGGAAGAAATACAATGCCTTAACATTTTGAGCAGCCTCAATGATGAAGCCGAGTCCATTTACGAACTTCACACAAATCAAAGCCCACTTTCTCATCAGGGTTCGGCCTGGAAAGAAATGGTCTTATCAACACTTAGGCCCGACATTCAGAACAATCTCAAGACTGCTATTATCAAATCGGAACTAGCATTtgcccatatttaa